Genomic segment of Acidobacteriota bacterium:
GGCATCGGCCACGCTTGTTGCGATGTCCGCGCCGACCGCGGATATGAAGACCCTTGTCGTCGCATTGTTCCTACTCGGATTGGGGTGGAATCTGGGTTTTGTTGCGGGCAGCACCGTCATTCAAGAGGAACTCATGCTGCAGGATCGTGTGGGCATCCAGGGGATCGGCGACACGCTCACCGCGCTCGCGGCCGCGTCCGGAGCGTTTGCAACAGGGTTTGTTGCTGACTGGTGGGGATTTCGTGGCGTTTCTGCCATCGGGCTTGTGATGTCGGTCGTCCCGTTGATCGCACTCGCTCGGCACGCAAAACGTTCCATCGACCGCGTCGATCAACCGGATCGGTCTCGATCGGGTTGATCGCTCCGCTCGTTGACTACGAAGAATCGAGTCGCAGCCGCACACTCTAGGCCTATACTGCGAACGGTTCGCAACTAGCGAGTGGGTATCACGATGGCCGGAATCGCATGGGCTTTATTGGGGGCGTCGTACCTCCTCGGTTTGAGACATGGGTTCGATTGGGACCACATCGCAGCGATCACGGACATCACGAGTTCGCAGGGCGACCGTAGGCGGGCATTGTGGTTTTCGCTTCTCTACGCACTCGGGCACGGGTTTGTCGTCGTTGTGCTTGGCGTGGTTCTCATTCTCTCCGGGTTTGTCATACCGCAATCGATGGAAACGATCGTCGAACGACTCGTTGGGGCGACGCTCGTTTTCCTGGGAGTCTGGGTGTTTGTTTCGTTGGCCCGGTACGGTGCCAACTTTCGTCTACGTAGTCGGTGGATGCTGATATTTCAGTTTGCGCGTCGGATGCGGCGCCGTACTCCTGCCTGGGTGCGGCGAACATTTCTACGCGAGCAACCAGTTGAAGGCACACAGGAGGTCGACCCGGTCGACGAGCCGTTCGTCGACTACGGCGTCAAAACATCGTTCGGCGTCGGCATGCTGCACGGCATCGGCGCTGAGACACCAACTCAGGTCCTGATTTTCCTAGCGGCCGCGGACGCTGGTGGTCGAAGCATCGGGATCGCTACGCTACTTATGTTTGTCGCGGGCATCGTCACGATGAACACCTTCATTGCCATTGGAGCTACGTTTGGGTTCATCGGCGCCACACGCTCGAAGGTAATGTACGTCACGACGGTGGTTGTCGTCGGGGTTTTCAGCCTCGGCATTGGCAGCCTGTTTTTGTTCGGCGCTACTGATCTGCTACCAGTGCTGAATTAACCCTCGGCGGCTGACAGCACGAGGCTCAAGGATCGGGGCGGGATCTCTTCCGACAGGGAGATCGCGGTCGTCGTTTTGCCGACACCCTCGCTACCAAGAATATCCTGGAGGAGCGCCATGAGGTGGTCGTTCGAGCGGGCCACAACCCGACACAGGATGTCGCCAGGTCCGGCTAGGACGTGAGTCTCGAGAACTTCGGGGATCTCGCGAAGTTTGTCGATGAGATCTTTGTATGTCCCAGACTGCATCTCTACTGTCACAAACGCAGTCAACACGTACCCAAGGGTGGCCAGGTCGATGTCGGGTCCGTAACCGGTGACAACGCCATCCTGCTCAAGGCGGGCTATCCGCGCGGTTACGGTTCCTCGGGCGATTCCAAGCCTGCGCGAGATCTCGAGTGCGCCAATTCGCGGCTCACTCGCAAGCAGTCGGAGAATCGATGTGTCGATCTGATCGAGAGATCGGCACCCGTGTTGGCTAAGTTTCATCAGTTTCGCTCTTTTGGGTGTGCGAATTGTACAGCGTAGTCACGATCTGTTGTGAATGCATCGAGTGATATATATCATATTCCTTACGAGTGCACGGTGCTGCTGCGACAACATAGCGAGCGGGGGACCACGAGAGGAGCTTCCATGTCCGAAGACGTCATGCCTATTGAGGGTTACGACTACATCGAGTTCTATGTCGGCAACGCCCTGCAGGCAGCGCACTACTACGCGTCCGTGTTTGGTTTCGAGCTGTTCGCCTACAGGGGACCGGAGACTGGCCGGCGCGACAGCGTGTCGTTTGCCATGCAGCAAGACCGGCTGCGGTTCGTGCTGACCGGCGCACTTTCGTTGGATACCGAGATCGCTCACCACCACGTGGTGCACGGTGACGGGGTGCATGACGTTGCATTTCGGGTGCCGGACGCTCGAGCTGCCTTTGCAACAGCGATTCGCCGTGGCGCCACAGCACACCTTGAGCCGGTGACAGAACAAGACGACCGCGGCGAGTTCACGACGGCCGCGATCAAAACGTACGGCGAAACAATCCATACCTTTGTCGACCGCTCAAGATACGCGAACGGCGACGCGTACGGCCGCTATTTTCGACCGGGGTATGAACCACGGACGTGGAACGTCCCGCGTGCTGCAACGAACCTCAAGTACATTGACCACGTTGTCTGCAACGTTGAGCTAGGTCAAATGGACACCTGGGCCCGCTACTACGCTGACGTGATGGGGTTTACCCAACTGGCGCACTTCAACGACGAGCAGATCGGAACGCAATACACCGCACTCATGTCGAAGGTGCTGTGGGACGGTGAGGGACGAATCAAGTTGCCCATCAACGAGCCTGCGCAAGGCAAGAAGCGCTCCCAGATTCAAGAGTACCTTGACTTCTACGACGGTCCCGGCGTCCAACACATGGCGTTGGCGACGAACGATATCGTGTCAACCGTTACGGCGCTCGTACGCGCCGGTATGGAGTTCCTCACCGTGCCGATGACGTATTACGACGACCTAAGAACCCGTCTCGACTGGTCGATCATCGACCGCGACATCGACCGCCTTGCCGAGCTGGGGATCCTCGTTGACCAGGATGAGGAAGGGTATCTCTTGCAGATATTTACCAAGCCTGTTGAGGATCGCCCGACGGTGTTTTTTGAGATCATCGAACGTCATGGATCGAAGGGATTCGGGGTTGGCAACTTCAAGGCGCTGTTCGAATCCATCGAACGTGATCAAGCCCGCCGAGGGACGCTGTAGCGGTGCTGCAAGCAGCATGATGTTAAAGACCTATTGACTACGGGGGGTGGTTGCCGATACACTATGGGTGGGCGTAACAATGAGGTAGCGGGAGCGTTCTGTGTAAGCAGCGAAGGGCTGAGAGCATGGACACTCTTTCCACAGCATTAGAAGACACCACGTTTCCGCTTTCGCGGCGAGGGTATGACACTTCCGCCGTTGACAAGTTTATGGACAACCTTAAGGAGCTCGTCGCCACCCTTGAGGGCCGACTGATGTTGTCAATCAGCAAGAGCGGCAGCCTTGAGAGTCAGATGCGTACGGTCGGTGACGCCGAACACGTTGCCGAGGCGGCCTTTCTGGCCGCGGCCGACGCAAAGAGAAGGCTGCTTGCTCAGGCAGAGCGCAAGGCCGCTGAAATCATCGCCGAAGCGAACGACGCAGCAGCGCGTCTCCTTGGGGAGCCCGAAAGAGCTGTTGAACAGGCCCGGATCACGGCCGACGAGATGCTCAGCGACGCGGTGAAACGCATAGACGCAAGCGATGCTGAGGCGAGCAGCATTCTTGCAAGGGCAGAGTTGACGGCTCGTACCATGCTCATGGACGCCGAACACAAGGCGCGTGACCTGGCTAGCAACGCGCAGCAGAGCACGACTCACGACATCGCCCATGCGACTCGCGAGTATGAGCGCATTCAGGTCCTTTTGAGTTCGCTGAAGCAAGCCGTTGCAGAGTCGGTCGATTCGCTGTCAACCACGTATCCAAGCGGTGTCGACGGCCAGGGCCTTGCAGTGGATCTCAATGCTGCTGAGCAAACGGTACGCACGGTCAGCGAGATTCGTTAACACGGTTGTAGAATCCGTGTCCCGGGTACCATCGGAGCGCAATGTCGCGTCGCGTCAATAAACGATTACAAGAACTCAACACCCGTGGCTCGTCGCGACCTGGGCAGCCTGTCGTAGACGACACCCCGCTTGCATGGCTTCCCTTTATCGCTGCATCGATGACAGGACTGCTCGTCCTTGTTTTGGTGGCTGCCTGGTTCGGAGGAAAATCCGTAGAGGACTCCATCGAGAGCACGCTAGCGGAACAGTTCCTCGAAGCCGGTCTCAAAAACATCTCCGTGACCGCCGATGGTCGCGCAGTTACGGTGTCCGGGGCGGTCGACAACGAGGCGGATGTGGCGGTGGTCGTTGAGATTGCAAAGCGACACCGTCTGAGCCGCACCGTGAGCTTCGAAGATATCCGGATTGTTGTCCCCGCCGGAGAGGGTGGGGACGTGTCCGTCGAGC
This window contains:
- a CDS encoding Lrp/AsnC family transcriptional regulator, which translates into the protein MKLSQHGCRSLDQIDTSILRLLASEPRIGALEISRRLGIARGTVTARIARLEQDGVVTGYGPDIDLATLGYVLTAFVTVEMQSGTYKDLIDKLREIPEVLETHVLAGPGDILCRVVARSNDHLMALLQDILGSEGVGKTTTAISLSEEIPPRSLSLVLSAAEG
- the hppD gene encoding 4-hydroxyphenylpyruvate dioxygenase, with translation MSEDVMPIEGYDYIEFYVGNALQAAHYYASVFGFELFAYRGPETGRRDSVSFAMQQDRLRFVLTGALSLDTEIAHHHVVHGDGVHDVAFRVPDARAAFATAIRRGATAHLEPVTEQDDRGEFTTAAIKTYGETIHTFVDRSRYANGDAYGRYFRPGYEPRTWNVPRAATNLKYIDHVVCNVELGQMDTWARYYADVMGFTQLAHFNDEQIGTQYTALMSKVLWDGEGRIKLPINEPAQGKKRSQIQEYLDFYDGPGVQHMALATNDIVSTVTALVRAGMEFLTVPMTYYDDLRTRLDWSIIDRDIDRLAELGILVDQDEEGYLLQIFTKPVEDRPTVFFEIIERHGSKGFGVGNFKALFESIERDQARRGTL
- a CDS encoding DivIVA domain-containing protein, which encodes MDTLSTALEDTTFPLSRRGYDTSAVDKFMDNLKELVATLEGRLMLSISKSGSLESQMRTVGDAEHVAEAAFLAAADAKRRLLAQAERKAAEIIAEANDAAARLLGEPERAVEQARITADEMLSDAVKRIDASDAEASSILARAELTARTMLMDAEHKARDLASNAQQSTTHDIAHATREYERIQVLLSSLKQAVAESVDSLSTTYPSGVDGQGLAVDLNAAEQTVRTVSEIR